A region of Deltaproteobacteria bacterium DNA encodes the following proteins:
- a CDS encoding FecR domain-containing protein, whose translation MSSIARAVLATIVASLALLSGAVAWADIGQIKSLSGEVYLIRNSVQQRAAVGGLVQQGDVLATGANSSAGITFVDNSRLSVGSNTRIEIAQYRYDPTTQEGVFLTDIKRGTLYVVSGTIAKQPGEPMKVRTPTTVIAVRGTTLAVKVEE comes from the coding sequence ATGAGTTCCATCGCTCGCGCTGTACTCGCCACGATTGTCGCTTCGCTGGCTCTTTTGTCAGGCGCCGTTGCGTGGGCTGACATCGGCCAAATCAAATCCCTTTCCGGGGAAGTTTACCTGATCAGAAACTCCGTGCAGCAGCGTGCCGCAGTGGGCGGCCTGGTGCAGCAGGGCGACGTGCTGGCCACCGGCGCCAATAGCAGCGCGGGTATCACCTTCGTCGACAATTCGCGTCTCTCGGTCGGCTCCAACACACGCATTGAAATAGCTCAATACCGCTATGACCCGACAACCCAGGAAGGCGTATTTCTGACCGATATCAAACGCGGGACGCTTTACGTCGTTTCTGGAACCATCGCTAAACAGCCCGGCGAGCCCATGAAGGTTAGGACGCCGACAACGGTGATCGCGGTGCGCGGCACCACGCTCGCGGTCAAAGTTGAAGAGTGA
- a CDS encoding OmpA family protein — MMSRRSRRKSSNKIALYSALLVCALWLAGCTTATNTTVILLPEKDGRETSVIVGEGGNTIVLNKPLQVAIIDTRRAMRQVDMTLDEVNKMFAEALAAQPPEPIKFTLYFITGGTNLTADSQPYVETIIREVAKRVAVEVEITGHTDRVGSLADNDKLSLQRADAVLNILQQRGLAPSSFKRTVGRGEREPLVPTADEVAEPRNRRVEIILR; from the coding sequence ATGATGTCGAGACGCAGCCGCAGAAAAAGCAGCAACAAGATCGCGCTCTACAGCGCGCTCTTGGTTTGTGCGCTGTGGCTAGCTGGCTGCACCACCGCGACCAATACGACGGTCATCCTACTGCCAGAAAAGGACGGCCGGGAAACCTCGGTGATTGTCGGCGAGGGTGGGAACACCATTGTGTTGAACAAGCCGTTGCAGGTGGCGATTATCGATACCCGTCGGGCGATGCGGCAAGTCGACATGACTCTCGATGAAGTAAACAAAATGTTTGCCGAGGCGCTCGCTGCGCAGCCGCCCGAACCGATCAAGTTTACACTTTATTTCATTACCGGCGGCACTAACCTGACCGCGGATTCACAGCCCTATGTGGAAACCATCATCAGGGAAGTCGCCAAGCGGGTGGCCGTCGAGGTGGAGATCACCGGCCACACCGACCGCGTCGGCAGCCTCGCGGACAACGATAAACTCTCTTTGCAGCGGGCTGACGCCGTGCTCAATATTCTTCAGCAACGGGGCCTGGCGCCAAGCAGTTTCAAGCGCACGGTGGGGCGCGGCGAGCGCGAACCGCTGGTGCCGACCGCGGACGAAGTTGCCGAGCCGCGCAACCGCCGGGTTGAAATCATCCTGCGTTAG
- a CDS encoding methyltransferase domain-containing protein yields the protein MKKSIAVCVLVLSLALVGAAARAQEANPGGGTTQLRSPDVVYVPTPTEVVEAMLKVAKVGKGDVVYDLGSGDGRIPILAVEKYHAERAVGIDINPERVREAQANAKKAGVEDRVRFLNQDLFESKISDATVVTLYLLSTLNVKLRPKLLEDLKSGTRVVSHAFDMGSWKPKETLTIDGRQVYFWIIPQKGTPEYQAAMAAAGKTTSR from the coding sequence ATGAAAAAAAGCATTGCGGTATGCGTGCTGGTCCTGTCTTTGGCCTTGGTTGGCGCAGCGGCTCGGGCGCAGGAAGCTAACCCGGGCGGCGGCACCACGCAACTGCGTTCGCCGGATGTGGTCTACGTGCCAACGCCGACGGAGGTGGTCGAGGCCATGCTCAAAGTCGCTAAAGTCGGCAAGGGCGACGTGGTTTATGACCTTGGCTCGGGCGATGGGCGCATTCCGATATTGGCCGTGGAAAAATACCATGCCGAGCGGGCGGTCGGCATCGATATCAACCCCGAGCGGGTGCGCGAAGCCCAGGCCAACGCCAAGAAAGCCGGCGTCGAAGATCGCGTGCGCTTTCTCAATCAAGATCTGTTCGAGTCGAAGATCAGCGATGCCACCGTGGTGACGTTGTATCTGCTCAGCACGCTGAACGTGAAATTGCGGCCCAAGCTGCTCGAAGATCTCAAATCTGGCACGCGCGTGGTCTCGCACGCTTTCGATATGGGGAGTTGGAAACCGAAGGAAACGCTGACGATCGACGGGCGACAGGTTTATTTTTGGATCATTCCGCAGAAGGGCACGCCGGAATACCAGGCCGCCATGGCGGCGGCGGGGAAGACGACGAGCCGGTAG
- a CDS encoding Ldh family oxidoreductase: MRSHPLPKVDPQQLLEFCHQLLSKGGMPADDAKLVADLLVRGELRGYAGHGVIRVRPYLDWIKDGTYQIKERPAIEREGKIAAAVDGKHYIGQVAACFAMELAIKKTKEHGAGIVTLRRAGHTGRLADYMEMATAQGMIGIGAACVGSAVTALYGAMKPITGTNPMAFGIPARGGKQIILDFATASMSMGEIQKRVRAKEKIPAGVMLDGHGNPTTDFDAFRGPPRGVFTAFGGYKGSGVALMTEILAGLLSGNGMGKLYWDNRGHGVNGLFLQAFAVEEFQPLETFYDKVDEMIGFIKSTKCAPGFSEILLPGESGRRREAQNQQRGVEIEGPTWEALKELAGTLKVATPPIQLQ, encoded by the coding sequence ATCCGGAGCCACCCGTTGCCAAAGGTCGACCCTCAACAACTCCTAGAGTTTTGTCATCAACTGCTGTCCAAGGGCGGCATGCCCGCCGACGATGCCAAGCTCGTCGCCGACCTGCTGGTGCGCGGCGAGCTGCGCGGCTACGCCGGCCACGGCGTGATTCGCGTCAGGCCCTATTTAGACTGGATCAAAGACGGCACCTACCAGATCAAAGAGCGGCCGGCCATCGAGCGGGAAGGCAAAATCGCCGCGGCCGTCGACGGCAAACATTACATCGGCCAGGTGGCCGCCTGCTTCGCCATGGAGCTGGCGATCAAGAAAACCAAAGAACACGGCGCCGGCATCGTCACCCTGCGGCGCGCCGGCCACACCGGCAGGTTAGCCGACTACATGGAGATGGCCACCGCCCAGGGCATGATCGGCATCGGCGCAGCCTGCGTCGGCTCGGCCGTCACCGCGCTTTACGGCGCCATGAAACCGATCACCGGCACCAACCCGATGGCCTTTGGCATCCCGGCGCGCGGCGGCAAGCAGATTATTCTAGATTTCGCCACCGCGTCCATGAGCATGGGTGAAATACAAAAGCGCGTGCGCGCCAAAGAGAAAATCCCCGCAGGGGTCATGCTCGACGGCCACGGCAACCCGACCACTGACTTCGACGCCTTTCGCGGCCCGCCGCGCGGCGTCTTCACCGCCTTCGGCGGCTACAAGGGCTCGGGTGTCGCGCTGATGACGGAAATACTCGCAGGGCTGCTTTCCGGCAACGGCATGGGCAAACTCTACTGGGACAACCGCGGCCACGGCGTCAACGGTTTGTTTCTTCAAGCCTTCGCCGTCGAAGAGTTTCAACCGCTGGAGACGTTCTACGACAAAGTCGACGAGATGATCGGGTTCATCAAATCGACAAAGTGCGCACCCGGTTTCAGCGAGATACTGCTGCCCGGCGAATCGGGGCGGCGCCGCGAAGCGCAGAACCAACAGCGTGGTGTCGAGATCGAAGGCCCGACCTGGGAAGCGCTGAAGGAATTAGCCGGTACGCTCAAAGTAGCCACGCCGCCGATCCAGCTACAGTAG
- a CDS encoding MBL fold metallo-hydrolase: protein MSGAEIFFEQIRSAGCLSYILGCAAEKVCIVIDPEIDKADDYVGLAEFLKAKLLYAIDTHTHADHNSACKVMRERYGIQVVMHRAADAPYIDIRVDDGDEIKFGRQALKVVATPGHTLDSMCLLFNDRIFTGDTLLIGGCGRTDLPGGSAESQWHSLRRLEALGGDLRLYPGHDYREAVSTLGDEKQKNPRMTITSKDEFIRFMTSRKPPLPRKIQEAFEWNRTPFFRQRGMGEGI from the coding sequence ATGAGCGGCGCTGAAATCTTTTTCGAGCAGATCCGCTCCGCGGGCTGCCTGTCCTATATTCTTGGCTGCGCCGCGGAAAAAGTCTGCATCGTCATCGACCCAGAAATTGACAAGGCGGACGATTACGTCGGGCTGGCGGAATTTCTCAAGGCCAAACTACTTTACGCCATCGACACCCACACCCACGCCGATCACAACTCGGCATGCAAAGTCATGCGCGAGCGCTATGGCATCCAAGTGGTCATGCACCGGGCTGCCGACGCGCCCTACATCGATATTCGCGTCGATGACGGCGACGAGATAAAATTCGGCCGCCAGGCGCTCAAAGTCGTCGCCACACCGGGCCATACCCTCGACTCGATGTGTTTGCTCTTCAACGACCGGATTTTCACCGGCGACACGCTTTTGATCGGTGGCTGCGGCCGCACCGACCTGCCCGGCGGCAGCGCCGAGAGTCAGTGGCATAGCCTGCGCCGCCTCGAAGCGCTGGGCGGCGACCTGCGCCTCTACCCCGGCCACGACTATCGCGAGGCGGTTTCGACGCTGGGCGACGAGAAACAAAAAAATCCGCGTATGACAATCACTTCGAAAGACGAGTTCATCCGGTTCATGACCTCGCGCAAACCGCCCCTGCCACGCAAAATTCAAGAAGCTTTTGAATGGAACCGCACACCGTTTTTCCGCCAGCGCGGCATGGGCGAAGGCATCTAA
- a CDS encoding flavin reductase family protein has protein sequence MTIEAQELRRVMGHFATGVTVITTKDQGGAPQGLTANAFMSLSLNPPLVIISVDKGATCYNCFEKGNGYTVNFLSEDQEDISKRFATKGIDKFAGLNWHEGQNGAAIIDGVLGHVECRITQSYDGGDHTIVVGEILNVAATGERPLLFFRGKYQKLPN, from the coding sequence ATGACCATCGAAGCACAGGAACTACGCCGGGTGATGGGGCACTTTGCCACCGGCGTGACAGTGATCACAACCAAAGACCAGGGCGGCGCGCCGCAGGGATTGACGGCGAATGCTTTCATGTCGCTTTCGCTCAATCCGCCGCTCGTGATCATCAGCGTCGACAAGGGCGCCACATGTTATAACTGCTTTGAAAAGGGCAACGGCTACACCGTCAATTTCTTAAGCGAAGATCAAGAGGATATCTCCAAGCGCTTTGCCACCAAGGGTATCGACAAGTTCGCCGGCCTCAATTGGCACGAAGGGCAAAACGGTGCGGCGATCATCGATGGCGTGCTCGGCCATGTCGAGTGCCGCATCACCCAGAGCTACGACGGCGGCGATCACACCATCGTCGTCGGCGAGATCCTCAACGTCGCCGCCACCGGCGAACGGCCGCTGCTGTTTTTTCGCGGGAAGTATCAGAAACTGCCAAACTAA
- a CDS encoding MerR family transcriptional regulator — protein sequence MDAYDSKTASRIVGVSLRQIQYWDERGFVRPSVRLAGGRGTKRLYSFHDLICLKVVKDLAGYGFSLQRIRRCLQPLRKADGRAIEVTHGSRYLTNGEDLFMITSDREKILGAMERQFVLSLGIGHLVQELSGAVARAALPARRRRALLNGAGEKFSGRA from the coding sequence ATGGACGCCTATGACAGCAAAACTGCAAGCCGCATTGTCGGTGTGAGTTTGCGGCAAATTCAATACTGGGATGAGCGCGGCTTTGTCCGGCCGTCGGTGCGGCTTGCCGGCGGGCGCGGCACCAAGCGGCTTTATTCCTTTCACGATTTGATCTGTCTCAAGGTCGTAAAGGACCTGGCCGGTTATGGCTTTAGCCTGCAGCGGATCCGGCGCTGCCTGCAGCCGTTGCGCAAAGCCGATGGCCGCGCGATCGAGGTGACCCATGGCTCGCGCTATCTCACCAACGGCGAAGATTTGTTCATGATCACCAGCGACCGCGAAAAGATTTTGGGCGCCATGGAGCGCCAGTTCGTGTTGTCATTGGGCATCGGCCATTTGGTGCAGGAGTTGTCGGGCGCGGTGGCGCGCGCGGCGCTGCCGGCACGGCGCCGGCGCGCGCTCTTGAACGGTGCGGGGGAAAAATTCAGCGGACGCGCCTAG
- the mutS gene encoding DNA mismatch repair protein MutS, with translation MEPTKVTPMMQQYLQIKERHRDAILFFRLGDFYEMFFEDAQTASKILDIALTARNKTDDGSVPLCGVPYHSAEPYIQKLLDAGHKVAVCEQVEDPALAKGVVKREVVRVITPGTVTAVEALDARGNNFLCAVVKAEQRFGLALSDITTGEFRCTETADWELLLTELSRIKPSELLLPEPERALSEKLRREFPAVHLTPVGAETFSQAARDRMTSRGDHAVGVGAASAILAYLERNAGESLKLLRELEVYAVANNLILDESTRVNLELITSYGGDRKGSLLAVIDRTLTPMGARRLRQWLLYPLLDERAIAARHEAVQELVDHFRLREDLQQSLAAMQDLERLAGRTLAASASPKDLVAIKQTLAAIEGLRQCVDVASAPLLIELRGHLQPLPQVSDLVSRAIIDDPPFVIKEGGFIRAGFDPELDEIRGARSHAKEWMAAFEADERRRTAIQSLKVRYNRVFGYYIEITNANLKSVPENYIRKQTMATGERYYTAELKEYEAKVLNSEELIGRIEAELLAKVREQVAAHYPALKQMSAALATLDSLLSLARVAESERFCRPRVDNGQSLWLREARHSVVEASVGRGAFVPNDCTLDSETQQIVMLTGPNMAGKSTYMRQVALIVILAQMGGFVPASEARVGIVDRIFTRIGAADSLARGESTFMVEMKETANILHHATERSLIVLDEVGRGTSTFDGISIAWAVAESLHDAPARPRTLFATHYHELTELARTCPRVKNFNFAVKEWQGDIIFLRSLVEGAASHSYGIHVARLAGLPAPVIARAKDILAQLEGAAAGREVLTPAATPAEQNEPVQMALFSSGDSKLREALRRVDVSALTPIEAMNLLYKFSEEAKGK, from the coding sequence ATGGAACCGACGAAAGTCACGCCGATGATGCAGCAGTACCTGCAGATCAAGGAGCGCCATCGCGACGCGATTTTGTTTTTTCGTCTGGGCGATTTCTACGAAATGTTTTTCGAAGACGCGCAGACCGCCTCGAAGATTCTCGACATCGCATTGACGGCGCGCAACAAGACCGACGACGGTTCGGTGCCGCTGTGCGGCGTGCCGTACCATTCGGCGGAACCTTATATACAAAAACTGCTCGACGCCGGCCACAAGGTTGCCGTCTGCGAGCAGGTCGAAGACCCGGCGCTAGCCAAGGGCGTGGTCAAGCGCGAAGTCGTGCGGGTGATTACGCCGGGTACGGTGACCGCGGTCGAAGCGCTCGATGCCCGCGGCAACAATTTTCTTTGCGCGGTGGTTAAAGCCGAGCAGCGTTTTGGTCTCGCCCTGAGCGATATCACCACCGGGGAATTTCGCTGCACGGAAACCGCCGACTGGGAGCTCTTGTTGACCGAGCTGAGCCGCATCAAGCCGAGCGAGCTCTTGCTGCCGGAGCCCGAGCGGGCCCTTTCGGAGAAGCTCCGGCGCGAATTTCCGGCGGTTCATTTGACTCCCGTTGGCGCGGAAACTTTTTCTCAAGCGGCACGCGATCGCATGACGTCACGCGGCGATCATGCGGTCGGCGTCGGCGCGGCCTCGGCGATTCTCGCCTATCTCGAACGCAATGCCGGCGAGTCGCTCAAGCTGCTGCGCGAGCTGGAAGTTTATGCGGTTGCCAACAATTTGATTTTGGACGAGAGCACGCGGGTCAATTTGGAGCTAATCACGAGCTACGGCGGCGATCGCAAGGGTTCGCTGCTTGCTGTCATTGACCGCACGCTGACGCCCATGGGGGCGCGCCGGCTGCGCCAATGGCTCCTCTACCCACTGCTCGACGAGCGCGCGATCGCGGCGCGCCACGAGGCGGTGCAGGAGCTGGTCGATCATTTTAGATTGCGCGAAGATCTGCAACAAAGTCTCGCGGCGATGCAGGATCTCGAACGCTTGGCCGGGCGGACCCTGGCCGCCTCAGCGTCGCCGAAAGACTTGGTGGCGATCAAACAAACATTGGCGGCCATCGAGGGTCTGCGGCAGTGCGTCGATGTGGCGAGCGCGCCGCTCTTGATCGAGCTGCGCGGTCATTTGCAGCCGTTGCCACAAGTGAGCGATCTGGTCAGCCGCGCCATCATCGACGACCCGCCGTTTGTGATCAAAGAAGGCGGCTTCATTCGCGCCGGTTTCGACCCTGAGTTGGATGAGATTCGCGGCGCCCGCAGCCACGCTAAAGAGTGGATGGCAGCGTTCGAGGCCGACGAGCGGCGCCGCACCGCCATCCAATCCCTCAAGGTGCGCTACAACCGGGTGTTTGGCTACTACATCGAAATCACCAACGCCAATCTCAAGTCGGTGCCGGAAAATTACATTCGCAAGCAGACCATGGCCACCGGTGAGCGCTACTACACGGCGGAGCTAAAAGAATACGAAGCCAAAGTCTTAAATTCCGAAGAGCTAATCGGCCGCATCGAAGCCGAGCTGCTCGCCAAAGTACGCGAGCAAGTGGCGGCGCACTATCCGGCGCTAAAGCAGATGAGCGCGGCGCTGGCGACGTTGGATAGCCTGTTGTCGTTGGCGCGCGTGGCGGAGTCGGAGCGCTTCTGCCGGCCGCGCGTCGATAACGGCCAAAGCCTGTGGTTGCGTGAAGCGCGCCATTCGGTGGTGGAAGCGAGCGTCGGGCGCGGCGCCTTTGTGCCCAACGATTGCACTCTGGACAGTGAAACCCAGCAGATCGTCATGCTCACCGGCCCGAATATGGCCGGTAAGTCGACCTACATGCGCCAAGTCGCGTTGATCGTCATTCTCGCCCAAATGGGCGGCTTCGTGCCGGCGAGCGAAGCCCGCGTGGGCATCGTCGACCGGATTTTCACCCGCATTGGCGCGGCGGATTCGCTGGCGCGCGGCGAGTCGACCTTTATGGTCGAGATGAAAGAGACGGCCAATATTTTGCATCATGCCACTGAGCGTAGCCTGATCGTGCTCGACGAGGTGGGCCGCGGCACGAGTACTTTTGACGGCATCTCGATTGCCTGGGCGGTGGCCGAGTCGCTGCACGACGCGCCGGCGCGGCCGCGCACGCTGTTTGCAACCCATTATCACGAGTTGACGGAGCTGGCGCGCACCTGCCCGCGTGTCAAAAATTTTAACTTTGCCGTCAAAGAATGGCAGGGCGATATCATTTTCCTGCGCAGCCTTGTGGAGGGCGCCGCAAGCCATAGCTACGGCATTCACGTGGCGCGCCTGGCGGGGCTGCCGGCGCCGGTGATCGCCCGGGCCAAGGATATTTTGGCCCAGCTCGAAGGCGCTGCCGCCGGCCGCGAAGTTTTGACGCCCGCGGCAACCCCGGCGGAGCAAAACGAGCCGGTGCAGATGGCGCTTTTTTCTTCGGGCGATAGCAAGCTGCGCGAAGCGCTGCGCCGCGTCGATGTGTCGGCGTTGACGCCCATCGAAGCGATGAACTTATTGTACAAGTTTTCCGAAGAGGCGAAGGGAAAGTAG
- a CDS encoding N-acetylmuramoyl-L-alanine amidase: protein MKSQRLFYIWLAIFPALALNPPAWGAQAGRRTPVVERPAVPAAPPLEAKAQLTGVRLLSSPTYTRVTMDLTESVRYEIGRLPEDPKNSLPPRIFIDISGTRLAMDSAEPIAVDDGLVRRVRLGQNTDTTVRVVLDMNSLRDHKAFLLPDPYRLVIDVQGAGNRSAENSVVAVEKNAAAAPAEAAKAAAPVPSAPERNRPAPVAEAAKAAPVETARPAAPPPTVAETRKPTPVPERSRQTASLPSAGARPAAPGIRKIVLDPGHGGRDPGAIGVDGLTEKDIVLKVARKLAAKLQKDMGIQVVLTRKDDSYVPLEDRTAIANSQDADLFISLHMNAATTPDARGLETYYLDNTTDEASIRLASRENGTPRGKISDLQFILSDMMQNSKLEDSITLAHNLQSSVVNTMSKKMDVRDLGVKKALFYVLVGARMPSVLVEMFFITNKAEGRAMAQEAYQDSVVEALYDGILKYNQSTLAVKTL from the coding sequence ATGAAAAGCCAACGACTATTTTACATTTGGCTAGCGATTTTTCCTGCGCTCGCGCTCAATCCGCCGGCCTGGGGCGCCCAAGCGGGACGGCGGACTCCGGTGGTCGAGCGGCCGGCGGTGCCCGCCGCGCCGCCGCTTGAAGCAAAGGCGCAGTTAACCGGCGTCCGTTTGCTGTCGTCGCCGACGTACACGCGGGTGACGATGGACCTGACGGAATCGGTGCGCTACGAGATCGGCCGCTTGCCCGAAGACCCGAAGAATAGTTTGCCGCCGCGCATCTTCATCGACATCAGCGGCACGCGCCTGGCGATGGACTCGGCGGAGCCGATTGCGGTGGACGACGGTTTGGTGCGGCGCGTGCGCCTAGGCCAGAACACCGACACAACGGTGCGCGTGGTCCTCGATATGAACAGTTTGCGCGATCATAAGGCGTTCCTGTTGCCGGACCCGTATCGGTTGGTGATCGATGTTCAAGGCGCCGGCAACCGCAGCGCGGAAAACAGCGTCGTCGCGGTGGAGAAAAACGCCGCCGCAGCGCCGGCTGAAGCGGCCAAGGCCGCGGCGCCGGTGCCATCGGCTCCCGAGAGAAATCGGCCGGCTCCGGTTGCGGAAGCGGCCAAGGCTGCGCCGGTGGAGACCGCACGGCCGGCGGCACCGCCACCGACTGTGGCGGAAACGCGCAAGCCCACACCGGTTCCTGAGCGCAGCCGGCAAACCGCGTCGTTGCCGTCAGCGGGCGCGCGCCCGGCAGCACCGGGCATTCGCAAGATCGTTCTCGATCCAGGCCACGGCGGCCGCGACCCCGGCGCCATCGGCGTCGACGGCCTCACTGAGAAAGATATTGTCTTGAAAGTAGCGCGCAAGCTGGCCGCTAAGCTGCAAAAGGACATGGGAATTCAGGTCGTGCTGACGCGCAAGGATGATTCCTATGTGCCGCTGGAAGATCGCACCGCCATTGCCAATTCCCAGGATGCCGACTTGTTTATCTCGCTCCATATGAACGCGGCGACGACGCCCGACGCCCGCGGCTTGGAAACCTACTACTTGGATAATACTACCGATGAGGCATCGATCCGCCTGGCGTCGCGGGAAAACGGCACGCCGCGCGGCAAGATTTCCGATTTACAGTTCATCTTGAGCGACATGATGCAGAACTCGAAGCTCGAAGACTCGATTACTTTAGCGCACAACCTACAGAGCTCAGTGGTGAACACCATGTCCAAGAAAATGGACGTGCGCGATTTGGGCGTGAAGAAGGCGCTCTTCTATGTGCTGGTCGGCGCGCGCATGCCGAGCGTGCTGGTGGAAATGTTCTTTATCACCAACAAGGCCGAAGGCCGCGCCATGGCGCAGGAAGCCTACCAGGATTCGGTCGTTGAGGCGCTCTATGACGGGATTTTGAAATACAACCAGAGCACGCTGGCGGTAAAGACGCTGTAA